In Kitasatospora sp. NBC_00240, the following are encoded in one genomic region:
- a CDS encoding alkaline shock response membrane anchor protein AmaP codes for MSRSGVNRVVLAVAGVLLLAVGLLVLAGGLDLYRHLGLDMPHWWPLTSPDQPLLSDASRTRWTDRSWWWPVVIGGLSLIVLLGLWWLVAQFRRPAPSSLALPTPAGTGLRLRLRTKALEEALESGTDGLPGVQRARMKVVGRRTERLTVHGVVLLSPGGDPAALVEGFDAGPLDQARSSLALAALPARLRLRVAARKPAATPKHPRVI; via the coding sequence ATGAGCCGCTCCGGCGTCAACCGGGTGGTGCTGGCCGTGGCCGGCGTACTGCTGCTCGCGGTCGGCCTGCTGGTGCTGGCCGGCGGGCTCGACCTCTACCGCCACCTCGGCCTCGACATGCCGCACTGGTGGCCGCTCACCTCGCCCGACCAGCCGTTGCTCAGCGACGCCTCCCGGACCCGCTGGACCGACCGGAGCTGGTGGTGGCCGGTGGTGATCGGCGGCCTGTCGCTGATCGTGCTGCTGGGGCTCTGGTGGCTCGTCGCCCAGTTCCGCCGGCCGGCGCCGAGCAGCCTGGCGCTGCCCACCCCCGCGGGCACCGGGCTGCGGCTCCGGCTGCGCACCAAGGCCCTGGAGGAGGCCCTGGAGTCGGGCACCGACGGTCTGCCGGGCGTCCAGCGGGCGCGGATGAAGGTGGTGGGCCGCCGGACGGAGCGGCTGACCGTCCACGGCGTCGTGCTGCTCTCGCCGGGCGGCGACCCGGCGGCCCTGGTCGAGGGCTTCGACGCGGGCCCGTTGGATCAGGCCAGGAGCAGCCTCGCGCTGGCCGCCCTGCCGGCCCGGCTGCGGCTGCGGGTGGCGGCCAGGAAGCCGGCCGCCACCCCCAAGCACCCCCGGGTGATCTGA
- a CDS encoding DUF6286 domain-containing protein, translated as MTGPQQEPPGGSEDRPAAGEPSADGTAPAAGAGSGTGATASSLGGPPPGPPSGSPYRPEPGAEPAPEPGPGDRAGRRTAPGAAPAVRVRRERAPRTAATAVVVVAALAVCGPLLYDVIAVRAGYRAAYWRTELADQLATRHLDDLWVLLGAGAAVLLGGWLLRLAFAPGLRRWLSLLPAAGTDAMIDRAGVGALLVARADEVPGVERTTVRINRRRARVTIEGPADPAAVQRDLIAELDRITLARPLRLEVLTSRIGAGTPRTGGRTR; from the coding sequence ATGACCGGACCGCAGCAGGAGCCGCCCGGCGGGTCGGAGGACCGGCCCGCCGCCGGCGAACCCTCCGCCGACGGCACGGCGCCGGCGGCCGGCGCCGGTTCGGGTACGGGAGCGACCGCCTCGTCCCTGGGCGGGCCGCCGCCGGGGCCGCCGTCCGGCTCCCCGTACCGGCCGGAGCCAGGAGCGGAGCCCGCGCCCGAGCCCGGGCCGGGTGACCGGGCCGGGCGGCGCACGGCCCCCGGAGCCGCCCCGGCCGTCCGGGTCCGCCGCGAGCGTGCCCCGCGGACGGCCGCCACCGCGGTGGTCGTGGTGGCCGCGCTCGCCGTCTGCGGCCCGCTGCTCTACGACGTCATCGCGGTCCGGGCCGGCTACCGGGCGGCGTACTGGCGGACGGAACTCGCCGACCAGCTGGCCACCCGCCACCTGGACGACCTGTGGGTGCTGCTCGGCGCCGGCGCCGCCGTCCTGCTGGGCGGCTGGCTCCTCCGGCTGGCCTTCGCCCCCGGGCTCCGGCGCTGGCTCTCGCTGCTGCCCGCGGCCGGCACCGACGCCATGATCGACCGGGCCGGGGTCGGTGCCCTGCTGGTGGCGCGGGCCGACGAGGTGCCCGGGGTGGAGCGCACCACCGTCCGGATCAACCGCCGGCGGGCCCGGGTCACCATCGAGGGACCGGCCGACCCGGCGGCCGTCCAGCGCGACCTGATCGCCGAGCTGGACCGGATCACCCTGGCCCGACCGCTCCGGCTGGAGGTCCTGACCAGCAGGATCGGCGCGGGGACACCCCGGACGGGAGGACGAACCCGATGA
- a CDS encoding Asp23/Gls24 family envelope stress response protein — translation MSSSGSSGSSTNKASAERGRTALAVGVVEKIAGMAAREIPGIHALGSGLTRTFGAMRDKVPGGKSSMGRGIKAEVGEKQTAIDIALVVEYGVVIPELATQVRENIIAAVERMTGLEVVEVNIAVNDVHLPDEPDIEEEDETGSTGQRPKLQ, via the coding sequence ATGTCCTCCTCCGGATCGTCCGGGTCGTCCACCAACAAGGCGTCCGCCGAGCGCGGGCGCACCGCGCTGGCCGTGGGCGTGGTGGAGAAGATCGCCGGCATGGCCGCCCGCGAGATCCCGGGCATCCACGCCCTCGGTTCGGGCCTGACCCGGACCTTCGGTGCGATGCGCGACAAGGTGCCCGGCGGCAAGTCCAGCATGGGGCGCGGCATCAAGGCCGAGGTCGGCGAGAAGCAGACCGCGATCGACATCGCCCTGGTCGTCGAGTACGGCGTGGTGATCCCCGAACTCGCCACCCAGGTACGGGAGAACATCATCGCGGCGGTCGAGCGGATGACCGGCCTGGAGGTGGTGGAGGTGAACATCGCGGTCAACGACGTCCACCTGCCCGACGAGCCGGACATCGAGGAGGAGGACGAGACCGGCTCCACCGGTCAGCGCCCCAAACTGCAGTAA
- a CDS encoding enoyl-CoA hydratase/isomerase family protein, whose protein sequence is MTTPATDPQAEAWEQDGVRLEIDGDVALVTLCQPKRRNAQSPAMWRALSAAGRALPGAVRVVVLRAEGVSFSAGLDRAMFTPEGLPGERNFIQLAAAEDKDLDDTIAGFQEAFTWWRRPDLISIAAVQGHAVGAGFQLALACDLRVVAEDVRFSMKETSLGLVPDLAGTKPLTELVGYARALEICATGRWVGAQEAVATGMANLAVPAAELDGAVRDLAAALLAAPRNAVIETKALLQGAGARSYDEQRSAERVAQARRMRDLAGIGD, encoded by the coding sequence ATGACCACTCCCGCCACCGACCCGCAGGCCGAGGCCTGGGAGCAGGACGGTGTCCGACTGGAGATCGACGGCGACGTCGCCCTGGTGACGCTCTGTCAGCCCAAGCGTCGCAACGCCCAGTCGCCGGCCATGTGGCGAGCGCTGAGCGCGGCCGGCCGCGCCCTGCCCGGCGCCGTACGGGTGGTCGTGCTCCGGGCCGAGGGCGTCTCCTTCTCGGCCGGACTGGACCGGGCGATGTTCACCCCCGAGGGCCTGCCGGGCGAGCGGAACTTCATCCAGCTGGCCGCCGCCGAGGACAAGGACCTCGACGACACCATCGCCGGCTTCCAGGAGGCCTTCACCTGGTGGCGGCGCCCCGACCTGATCAGCATCGCCGCCGTCCAGGGGCACGCGGTCGGCGCCGGGTTCCAGCTGGCCCTGGCCTGCGACCTGCGGGTGGTCGCCGAGGACGTCCGGTTCTCCATGAAGGAGACCTCCCTCGGGCTGGTCCCGGACCTGGCCGGTACCAAGCCGCTCACCGAACTCGTCGGCTATGCGCGGGCGTTGGAGATCTGCGCGACCGGCCGCTGGGTCGGCGCCCAGGAGGCGGTGGCCACCGGGATGGCCAACCTGGCGGTGCCCGCGGCCGAGCTGGACGGCGCCGTCCGCGACCTCGCGGCCGCGCTGCTGGCGGCACCGCGCAACGCGGTGATCGAGACCAAGGCGCTGCTGCAGGGCGCCGGCGCCCGCTCGTACGACGAGCAGCGTTCGGCCGAACGGGTGGCGCAGGCCCGCCGGATGCGGGATCTCGCCGGTATCGGCGACTGA
- a CDS encoding helix-turn-helix domain-containing protein, with the protein MAETLKKGSRVTGAAREKLAADLKKKYDSGASIRALAEETGRSYGFVHRMLSESGVILRGRGGATRGKNKATAGAGS; encoded by the coding sequence GTGGCCGAGACTCTGAAAAAGGGCAGCCGGGTGACCGGTGCCGCGCGTGAGAAGCTCGCGGCCGATCTGAAGAAGAAATACGACTCCGGAGCGAGCATTCGCGCGCTGGCGGAGGAGACCGGTCGCTCGTACGGCTTCGTGCACCGCATGCTGAGCGAGTCCGGAGTGATTCTCCGGGGCCGCGGCGGTGCCACGCGGGGCAAGAACAAGGCTACTGCAGGAGCTGGTTCCTGA
- a CDS encoding ABC-F family ATP-binding cassette domain-containing protein codes for MISANALELRAGARVLIESASFRIAPGDRIGLVGRNGAGKTTLTKVLAGEGIPAGGQVTNSGQVGYLPQDPRTGDLDVLARDRILSARGLDTVLKKMRENEERMANGKGATRDKAMRKYSNLETEFLTKGGYAAEAEAATIAAALGLPDRILGQELHTLSGGQRRRVELARILFSDADILLLDEPTNHLDADSIAWLRDFLKTYKGGFIVISHDVELVETVVNKVFYLDANRAAIDIYNMGWKQYKQQREDDEKRRKRERANAEKKAATLNSQADKMRAKATKTVAAQNMARRAEKLLAGLEQVRVSDKVAKLRFPDPAPCGKTPLMAEGLSKSYGSLEIFTDVGLAIDRGSRVVILGLNGAGKTTLLRMLAGVEQPDTGEVIPGHGLKIGYYAQEHETLDPERTVLENMRSSAPDTDLVQIRKILGSFLFSGDDVDKPAGVLSGGEKTRLALASLVVSSANVLLLDEPTNNLDPASREEILGALREFSGAVVLVTHDEGAVDALQPERIILLPDGVEDLWSPAYADLVSLA; via the coding sequence ATGATTTCCGCGAACGCCCTCGAACTGCGTGCCGGCGCCCGCGTCCTGATCGAGTCCGCCAGCTTCCGGATCGCCCCCGGCGACCGGATCGGCCTGGTCGGCCGCAACGGTGCCGGCAAGACCACGCTCACCAAGGTGCTGGCCGGCGAGGGCATCCCGGCCGGCGGCCAGGTGACCAACTCCGGCCAGGTGGGCTACCTCCCGCAGGACCCGCGCACCGGCGACCTCGACGTGCTGGCCCGCGACCGGATCCTCTCCGCCCGCGGCCTCGACACCGTGCTGAAGAAGATGCGCGAGAACGAGGAGCGGATGGCCAACGGCAAGGGCGCCACCCGCGACAAGGCGATGCGGAAGTACTCCAATCTGGAGACCGAGTTCCTCACCAAGGGCGGGTACGCCGCCGAGGCGGAGGCCGCGACCATCGCCGCCGCCCTCGGCCTGCCGGACCGCATCCTCGGCCAGGAGCTGCACACCCTCTCCGGTGGTCAGCGCCGCCGCGTCGAGCTGGCCCGGATCCTCTTCTCGGACGCCGACATCCTGCTGCTCGACGAGCCGACCAACCACCTCGACGCCGACTCGATCGCCTGGCTGCGGGACTTCCTGAAGACCTACAAGGGCGGCTTCATCGTGATCTCCCACGATGTCGAGCTGGTCGAGACGGTCGTCAACAAGGTGTTCTACCTGGACGCCAACCGGGCCGCGATCGACATCTACAACATGGGCTGGAAGCAGTACAAGCAGCAGCGCGAGGACGACGAGAAGCGCCGCAAGCGCGAGCGCGCCAACGCCGAGAAGAAGGCCGCGACCCTCAACTCGCAGGCCGACAAGATGCGGGCCAAGGCGACCAAGACGGTGGCCGCGCAGAACATGGCCCGCCGCGCCGAGAAGCTGCTCGCCGGCCTGGAGCAGGTCCGGGTCTCCGACAAGGTCGCCAAGCTGCGCTTCCCGGACCCGGCCCCCTGCGGCAAGACCCCGCTGATGGCCGAGGGCCTGTCGAAGTCGTACGGCTCGCTGGAGATCTTCACCGACGTGGGCCTGGCGATCGACCGCGGTTCGCGGGTCGTCATCCTCGGCCTGAACGGCGCCGGCAAGACCACCCTGCTGCGGATGCTCGCGGGCGTGGAGCAGCCGGACACCGGCGAGGTGATCCCCGGCCACGGCCTGAAGATCGGCTACTACGCCCAGGAGCACGAGACGCTGGACCCGGAGCGGACGGTGCTGGAGAACATGCGTTCCTCCGCCCCGGACACCGACCTGGTGCAGATCCGCAAGATCCTCGGGTCGTTCCTGTTCTCCGGCGACGACGTGGACAAGCCGGCCGGGGTGCTCTCCGGCGGTGAGAAGACCCGTCTGGCGCTGGCCTCGCTGGTGGTCTCCAGCGCCAACGTGCTGCTGCTCGACGAGCCCACCAACAACCTCGACCCGGCCAGCCGCGAGGAGATCCTCGGCGCGCTGCGCGAGTTCAGCGGCGCCGTCGTCCTGGTCACCCACGACGAGGGCGCGGTGGACGCGCTCCAGCCGGAGCGGATCATCCTGCTCCCGGACGGTGTCGAGGACCTCTGGAGCCCCGCCTACGCGGACCTCGTCTCGCTGGCCTGA
- a CDS encoding glycosyl hydrolase codes for MRSGRLTLAAAALLMLTTASVPAGPAPDRYERGALSADGAAPRGAAPRPATQQPRHEPPFGAFVGSWDRYIPQIGRYAQWLGNANLQVGHTYLAGNSWGDVEGEPVVLGLWSQWRQADPARTLVLGVPMLVPSEGGVPDAEVARLLAQGAKGDFDQHFLKLARKLVALGGTDTVLTLGWEMNGVTYTHRCKPDPTAWKAYWRRIVTVMRSVPGQRFRFDFTPNRGLDAIAWTRCYPGDDVVDIIGMDSYDQPAGATFDDYVSEPYGLQDQVEFAARRGKPVSYPEWGLFRNGDNPEYVRRMVEWMRTHDTSYQTVTDYCPHGFWGCDRNPRSSAVFKQLMTGSQGAPSPAPAASAPVPAPVPAGPASAPAPAATTTPPAPAASAAASAPAAGR; via the coding sequence ATGCGTTCTGGCCGGCTCACCCTGGCCGCCGCCGCGCTGCTCATGCTGACCACCGCGAGCGTCCCGGCCGGTCCCGCGCCCGACCGGTACGAGCGCGGCGCCCTCTCCGCCGACGGGGCCGCACCACGCGGCGCCGCACCCCGGCCCGCCACCCAACAGCCCCGGCACGAGCCGCCGTTCGGGGCCTTCGTCGGCTCCTGGGACCGGTACATCCCGCAGATCGGGCGCTACGCCCAGTGGCTGGGCAACGCCAACCTGCAGGTCGGCCACACCTACCTGGCCGGCAACAGCTGGGGCGACGTCGAGGGCGAGCCGGTGGTGCTCGGCCTCTGGTCGCAGTGGCGGCAGGCCGACCCCGCGCGCACCCTCGTGCTCGGCGTGCCGATGCTGGTGCCGAGCGAGGGCGGCGTCCCCGACGCCGAGGTGGCCCGGCTGCTGGCCCAGGGCGCGAAGGGCGACTTCGACCAGCACTTCCTCAAGCTGGCCCGCAAGCTGGTCGCGCTGGGCGGCACCGACACCGTGCTGACCCTCGGCTGGGAGATGAACGGCGTCACGTACACCCACCGCTGCAAGCCCGACCCGACCGCCTGGAAGGCCTACTGGCGGCGGATCGTCACGGTGATGCGCTCGGTGCCCGGGCAGCGGTTCCGCTTCGACTTCACGCCCAACCGCGGCCTGGACGCCATCGCCTGGACGCGCTGCTACCCGGGCGACGACGTGGTCGACATCATCGGCATGGACAGCTACGACCAGCCCGCCGGGGCCACCTTCGACGACTACGTCTCGGAGCCCTACGGGCTGCAGGACCAGGTGGAGTTCGCGGCCAGGCGCGGCAAGCCGGTCTCGTACCCGGAATGGGGACTGTTCCGCAACGGCGACAACCCCGAGTACGTCCGGCGGATGGTGGAGTGGATGCGCACCCACGACACCAGCTACCAGACCGTGACGGACTACTGCCCGCACGGGTTCTGGGGGTGCGACCGCAACCCGCGGTCGAGCGCGGTGTTCAAGCAGCTGATGACGGGTTCCCAGGGCGCGCCGAGCCCGGCCCCGGCGGCGTCGGCGCCCGTACCCGCTCCTGTTCCCGCCGGGCCGGCGTCGGCTCCGGCGCCGGCCGCGACCACCACGCCCCCGGCCCCGGCGGCGTCGGCTGCGGCGTCAGCTCCGGCGGCGGGCCGCTAG
- a CDS encoding GNAT family N-acetyltransferase yields the protein MTADLAAAGLPAQAAAPRWTTEIRRDDEALGALAAEWDDLAARCRTATSFQSAAWQASWWRSYGRPGALVVVLVRRDGLLVGAGAFQRRAGRLGRLSGGLTGLGGALIDFTDVLLDDGCSARAAAELAAALPLSRPWHSLELREVHPDAAAQQLFEHWRGARHRLPDSLCQYLPAVPMEELLKRLPGRTAQRSRVKLRRIAESGVEFRSTPPEEVPEAVAGLLRLHFLQWQQRGVTPEHRSERFARHLAESTTGLVAARRAAVHQYWLDGELVAVNLLLLSPAFGGLYLYGAHPALRERLDIAGLLFGAALDEVVDAGIPVLSLLRGQEPYKQRWRPDALANQRLLLGPGRLAPAVAVLLLAARARGAAVELLRSRLPRLKEALAARRRS from the coding sequence GTGACCGCGGACCTGGCGGCGGCCGGCCTCCCCGCGCAGGCCGCCGCGCCGCGCTGGACCACCGAGATCCGCCGGGACGACGAGGCCCTCGGCGCCCTCGCCGCCGAGTGGGACGACCTTGCCGCCCGCTGCCGCACCGCCACCTCCTTCCAGAGCGCCGCCTGGCAGGCCTCCTGGTGGCGGAGTTACGGCCGCCCGGGGGCCTTGGTGGTGGTCCTGGTCCGGCGGGACGGCCTGCTGGTCGGTGCCGGCGCCTTCCAGCGGCGGGCCGGCCGGCTCGGGCGGCTGTCCGGCGGGCTGACCGGCCTGGGCGGCGCCCTGATCGACTTCACCGACGTCCTGCTGGACGACGGCTGCTCGGCCCGGGCCGCCGCCGAGCTGGCCGCGGCGCTGCCGCTCAGCCGGCCCTGGCACAGCCTGGAACTGCGCGAGGTGCACCCCGACGCGGCCGCCCAGCAGCTGTTCGAGCACTGGCGGGGCGCCCGGCATCGGCTGCCCGACTCGCTCTGCCAGTACCTGCCGGCCGTCCCGATGGAGGAGCTGCTCAAGCGCCTGCCGGGCCGGACGGCCCAGCGCAGCCGGGTCAAGCTGCGCCGGATCGCCGAGTCGGGCGTGGAGTTCCGGTCCACCCCGCCCGAGGAGGTGCCCGAGGCCGTCGCCGGGCTGCTGCGGCTGCACTTCCTGCAGTGGCAGCAGCGCGGCGTCACCCCGGAGCACCGCTCCGAGCGCTTCGCCCGGCACCTGGCCGAGTCCACCACCGGACTGGTCGCCGCCCGCCGCGCCGCCGTGCACCAGTACTGGCTGGACGGGGAGCTGGTGGCGGTGAACCTGCTGCTGCTCTCGCCGGCCTTCGGCGGGCTCTACCTCTACGGCGCGCACCCGGCGCTGCGGGAGCGGCTCGACATCGCCGGCCTGCTGTTCGGCGCGGCCCTGGACGAGGTGGTGGACGCCGGGATCCCGGTCCTGAGCCTGCTGCGCGGCCAGGAGCCCTACAAGCAGCGCTGGCGCCCGGACGCGCTGGCCAACCAGCGGCTGCTGCTGGGCCCCGGCCGGCTCGCCCCGGCCGTGGCGGTGCTGCTGCTCGCGGCCCGGGCCCGGGGGGCCGCCGTCGAGCTGCTGCGGTCCCGGCTGCCGCGCCTCAAGGAGGCGCTAGCGGCCCGCCGCCGGAGCTGA
- a CDS encoding Wzz/FepE/Etk N-terminal domain-containing protein produces the protein MSELRQSARQLARRWWPVVLAVPLGAAAGAGYAAVAHPVYAANAYVVVVPQNPGEGANAVNFAQAYGRLAGQPQVLAPAAAASGHSTSELSELVHGTTSPDAPMIEITGTGPAPKEAATAADAVAKALVAFANPRTPETGVKLVPLAAAAAPDRPTSPSAQLDVAVGGAAGLLIGALVMMTRRRGDDPAASPVAPPVPVAAAAQAAPVPAPAAAAGEAAGRARGKDQAAEPAASTR, from the coding sequence ATGTCCGAACTGCGTCAGAGCGCTCGCCAACTGGCCCGCCGCTGGTGGCCGGTGGTCCTCGCGGTGCCGCTCGGCGCCGCGGCCGGCGCCGGGTACGCGGCCGTCGCGCACCCCGTGTACGCCGCCAACGCCTACGTGGTGGTGGTGCCGCAGAACCCGGGGGAGGGCGCGAACGCCGTCAACTTCGCCCAGGCCTACGGCCGGCTGGCCGGCCAGCCGCAGGTGCTCGCCCCGGCCGCGGCGGCGAGCGGGCACTCCACCTCGGAGCTGTCGGAGCTGGTGCACGGCACCACCTCCCCGGACGCGCCGATGATCGAGATCACCGGCACCGGCCCGGCGCCGAAGGAGGCCGCGACGGCCGCGGACGCGGTGGCGAAGGCGCTGGTCGCCTTCGCCAACCCGCGCACGCCGGAGACCGGGGTGAAGCTCGTCCCGCTGGCGGCGGCCGCCGCGCCCGACCGCCCGACCTCCCCGTCCGCGCAGCTGGACGTCGCGGTGGGCGGCGCGGCCGGGCTGCTGATCGGCGCCCTGGTGATGATGACCCGCCGGCGTGGCGACGACCCGGCCGCCTCCCCGGTGGCGCCGCCCGTTCCGGTCGCCGCTGCCGCCCAGGCCGCGCCGGTGCCGGCCCCGGCGGCCGCCGCCGGGGAGGCCGCCGGGCGGGCCCGGGGCAAGGACCAGGCCGCCGAACCGGCCGCGAGCACCCGGTGA
- a CDS encoding glycosyltransferase, which translates to MRVLHIVTGLASGGAERQLLLTVRNLPAHQHCEVLTLTNPGAVAGALRAGGVPVHDLAMRGNRDVGALPRLVRLVRAGRYDLVHTHLYRAGLYGRLAARLAGVRAVVATEHSLQPGVIEGRPVTPGVKGLYLAAERLGRTTVAVSRQVEGTLHAWGVPPSRVELIPNGIDAARYAWPVGQRAAIRRRIRDGLGLPQGSWVIGAVGRLVPGKRFDVLLDALRELEGPRLVLIGEGPERAALERRAERLGVRGRVLFTGERDDVPELLAALDVLAAPSTEETFGLGVLEGLAAGLPVRHSACPALDELPPAAAPGARRIPSDPAAYAAALRELYEGRAAATRPLAPAPAVAHYDVARAAADLGALYDRLVPRPASAPAGAARGV; encoded by the coding sequence ATGAGGGTGCTGCACATCGTCACGGGCCTGGCCTCCGGCGGCGCCGAGCGCCAGCTGCTGCTGACCGTCCGGAACCTGCCCGCCCACCAGCACTGCGAGGTGCTCACGCTGACCAACCCCGGCGCGGTGGCCGGCGCGCTGCGGGCCGGGGGAGTGCCCGTCCACGACCTCGCGATGCGCGGCAACCGGGACGTCGGGGCGCTGCCCCGGCTGGTCCGGCTGGTCCGGGCCGGCCGCTACGACCTGGTGCACACCCACCTCTACCGGGCCGGGCTGTACGGGCGGCTGGCCGCCCGGCTGGCCGGGGTGCGGGCGGTGGTCGCCACCGAGCACTCGCTGCAACCCGGGGTGATCGAGGGCCGCCCGGTCACCCCGGGCGTCAAGGGGCTCTACCTGGCCGCCGAGCGGCTGGGCCGCACCACGGTGGCGGTCTCCCGGCAGGTGGAGGGGACGCTGCACGCCTGGGGCGTGCCGCCGTCCCGGGTGGAGCTGATCCCCAACGGCATCGACGCCGCCCGGTACGCCTGGCCGGTCGGGCAGCGCGCCGCGATCCGGCGCCGGATCCGGGACGGCCTCGGGCTGCCGCAGGGCAGCTGGGTGATCGGCGCGGTGGGCCGGCTGGTGCCCGGCAAGCGCTTCGACGTCCTGCTGGACGCGCTGCGCGAGCTGGAGGGGCCCCGGCTGGTGCTGATCGGCGAGGGCCCCGAGCGGGCCGCGCTGGAGCGCCGGGCCGAGCGGCTGGGGGTGCGCGGCCGGGTGCTGTTCACCGGCGAGCGCGACGACGTGCCCGAGCTGCTGGCCGCCCTCGACGTGCTGGCCGCCCCCTCGACCGAGGAGACCTTCGGCCTGGGCGTGCTGGAGGGGCTGGCGGCCGGCCTCCCCGTCCGGCACAGCGCCTGCCCGGCCCTGGACGAGCTGCCCCCGGCGGCGGCTCCCGGGGCCCGCCGGATCCCCTCCGACCCGGCCGCCTACGCCGCGGCCCTGCGCGAGCTGTACGAGGGGCGGGCCGCTGCCACCCGCCCGCTCGCCCCGGCGCCGGCGGTGGCCCACTACGACGTCGCCCGCGCCGCCGCGGACCTGGGCGCCCTCTACGACCGACTGGTGCCGCGCCCCGCGTCCGCACCCGCGGGCGCCGCACGCGGCGTCTGA
- a CDS encoding polysaccharide deacetylase family protein, whose translation MDAERGPVRPVLSDPRRRPAGAPQTVPDDTGRRAPAVRAGRLPYPRRPLPAARPGSPWAPWILMYHSVAVEKDDPYLLTVSPGRFAEQMNWLHRTGRRGVSTRELMRAQAEGRAERLVGLTFDDGYADFARYAVPVLQQYGFTATAYVVPDLLGRVNDWDSDGPRKQLLTVDQVAGLAAAGWEIGSHGLGHRALPGLPADQLATQTRESRRALEEMVGGPVTGFCYPYGAVDLAATLAVRDAGYDYACAIAHSPLTGRFALPRCYVGDRDGGWRLRAKRGRHRLRDTVTGLRRSRLAARHGRSPR comes from the coding sequence ATGGACGCTGAACGGGGCCCGGTACGCCCGGTCCTGTCCGATCCGCGCCGTCGCCCTGCCGGCGCGCCGCAAACCGTGCCGGACGACACCGGCCGGCGGGCCCCCGCGGTCCGGGCCGGCCGGTTGCCCTACCCGCGGCGGCCGCTGCCGGCGGCCCGGCCGGGCTCGCCGTGGGCGCCGTGGATCCTGATGTACCACTCGGTGGCCGTCGAGAAGGACGATCCGTACCTGCTGACGGTCAGCCCCGGGCGGTTCGCCGAGCAGATGAACTGGCTGCACCGGACCGGCCGCCGGGGCGTCTCCACCCGCGAGCTGATGCGGGCCCAGGCCGAGGGCCGGGCCGAGCGGCTGGTCGGGCTGACCTTCGACGACGGCTACGCCGACTTCGCCCGGTACGCCGTCCCGGTCCTCCAGCAGTACGGCTTCACCGCCACCGCGTACGTGGTGCCCGACCTGCTCGGCCGGGTCAACGACTGGGACTCCGACGGCCCGCGCAAGCAGCTGCTGACGGTCGACCAGGTGGCCGGGCTGGCCGCCGCCGGCTGGGAGATCGGCTCGCACGGGCTGGGCCACCGGGCGCTGCCGGGACTGCCGGCCGACCAGCTCGCGACCCAGACCAGGGAGAGCCGCCGGGCGCTGGAGGAGATGGTCGGCGGCCCGGTCACCGGCTTCTGCTACCCGTACGGCGCGGTGGACCTGGCCGCCACCCTCGCCGTCCGCGACGCCGGCTACGACTACGCCTGCGCGATCGCGCACTCCCCGCTGACCGGCCGCTTCGCGCTGCCCCGCTGCTACGTCGGCGACCGCGACGGCGGCTGGCGGCTGCGGGCCAAGCGCGGCCGCCACCGGCTGCGCGACACCGTGACCGGGCTGCGCCGCAGCCGGCTGGCCGCGCGGCACGGGAGGTCCCCGCGATGA